GATAGACTACCCCTCCTAGGGCGTGTCGTCAAAGTAGTTTTATCCAGAGCGCCAGGGCTCTGATCTGGCAGGCAGCCAGGTAAGAGGCCGACGTTTTGGCATAGCGGGTGGCTACTGCCCGCCATTCTTTGAGATGGCGGAAGGCGTTTTCCACCA
This DNA window, taken from Chloroflexota bacterium, encodes the following:
- a CDS encoding IS5/IS1182 family transposase; amino-acid sequence: VENAFRHLKEWRAVATRYAKTSASYLAACQIRALALWIKLL